TGCTATTGGGGAGAGGTACTTCAAGGAACCTCAACAGAAGCGCTGCAGGAATTGCATAAATTACGGGCTGCCCTGCGATAGTTCTCCAAATATCCTTCAGCTTGGCACGATGCGCATTGACGCTGTATATTCCATATGTATTGGGTATAAAGGATTGAAGCATAAGAATAATGACCTGCACTCCAAGCGTCAGCGGGTTGCCCGAGAAGGCAAGCTGATTAATCGGAAGTCCATAATTTGCGCTGTTGGCGAACAAGACACTGTTTCGCAGTGCTGCTGGCATTCCACCCTCCAGCTTACGAATTTTGATAATGACAGAGCATACGATGTATTGCAGCAGCATGAAAATAAAGAAGAAGCCGATCACCTGCCCAAACAGAGACACGGTAATGTCTGTCGTGTATAAAAGATTAAAAACGACAGCCGGGGACAGGATGTAAAAGTTAATGTTCGATAAGGTTTTGACATCGAGTCCTCTCGTACGGCGGACGATAAAGCCCACAGCAATGACAAGAAATAAGGGGATGACGTTGTTCAGCAATATGTTTAAAAATAAGGCCATGATGGTAATATCCTTTCTATGAAAAAAGACTTCCTCTACTTAGAGGAATGATTTTGTTTCAAAACATGCAAATCATGAATGAACTCATCGGTACTTAAATAGGGCTCCTTCAGCTCGAGCAGCCGCTCAATGACCTCCTGTAGCTCGGTCGAAATTGACAGCTCCTCCTGCCAGCTCCGCTCAGTATCTGTGCCATCCTCAGACTCATAGGTCGAATACAGCATGAACAGCATAAAATGACCAATATCGGTAAGATCAGATTGCTCCTCAGCCAACTTGAACTGTGCTGCATAGGAACTGCGGGCTTTCTTCCACGGGTGAGCAGTCGTTGACCTCCTTGTCGTCGGGGGAGCTTCACCGATCTGTCTTGCCAGGCCAAAATCAATTAATGAGAGTCTCTCCTCCCGAAATAGCACATTCGGAATTCGCAGGTCCAGATGAACATACCCTTTCTTATGAATATACTGGATTACATCCAGCAGCTTCAGAGTCATTTCAATGCAAGAGACTTCATCATATGTGCAGCCCTGCTCAAAGATCAAATCCTCGAGTGTATCTCCCTCCACATAGGTCATGACAAGATAGGTATGCTTGCCTTCAACAAAAAAATCAAGCGGTTCAGGAATCTGCGAATGACGGAGGGCCTGCAGGATGTTCCTCTCTCTTCGAAGCAAATACTGTGCATACTCCCCCTTACTGGGCCTGGACTGCTTAAGAGCAACGACCGCTCCACTCTTCTGATCCAAGCATTTGTATGTCATGCCATAGCTTCCTTCACCCAGCAGCTGCATATTGACATAACGATCCCCAAGCACCGTATTTATTTCAGCCGGATAATCCCGCCACGCAGATAGGAATGAGCTCAGGAATGAAAAAAAACGCATAAATCAACGATTCTCCTTTGATGAATAGACTGTGAACGCTATTTTTTATGTTCGCATTGCCCATCTATTATAGCACCAATCCGTGAACGTGGACTTCGCGATTACACTAATGATTGGGATAGTTTTGCGTTATCTTCAATAACGAGAGGGTTAGCGGATAGTACATGAGCACAGACGAAGTTTATTCCATATTAGAATAAAGATTACTTAATTTTACAAATGTATTCGAACTTTGATGTGGATATATCACTTATAATCGCTAATTTACCATAAGTTAATTTCATTTTGATAAAAAGATGCTATAATGACGATATATTCAGTCTACAAGAGGTGAAATCGCCGCATGACATCAGGCATGAAGAACACCATTTCACGTTATTTTCAATTATTCTGGCTCTTCTTTAAAATAGGACCATCAACCTTTGGCGGTGGATATGCTATGATCCCCGTGCTGGAACGAGAGATCGTGGAGAAGCGGGGTTGGATCAGCAGACAGGAAATGAATGACTTAATGTCCTTGGCCGGATCTGCTCCGGGCGGGGTTGGCGTTAATGCCTCTGCTTTTATCGGGTACCGAATAGGTAAAGTGCCGGGAGCTATTGCCGCCACTGTCGGGATTACGCTTCCGACCTTTATTATCGTTTTTATTCTAAGCAGCATCTATTCTGTCTTTCAGCATGAACCGAAGGTACAGGCCGCAATGAAGGGAATTCACGGTGCGATTATCGGTCTGATTGCCGTCGCTGCCTATAACATGGGTAAGAACGCCCTGTTTGATCGTACCACGATTGCCATTGCCGCAGCATCTCTCATCGTATTGATCGCAACAAGCATCAATCCAACCTTCATGATCCTGATTGGACTTGTATTAGGGATGATCATTATCTCTGTTAAGAAAAAACTCGGAATGAGCGTACAAACCGAGAAAAAATCCGCTTCGGAACATGCAGCAACAATCGAATATTACATTTAGGAGACTTACTATGCTGTACTGGGAATTATTCATTACTTTTCTTAAGATTGGACTTCTATCCTTCGGTGGTGGCTACGCTGTTATCCCGATGGTTCAGTTCGAGGTTGAAAAATATAGCTGGCTCTCCGCTGAAGAGTTTCAACGAATCGTCTCTCTCGCCGGAATGTCCCCCGGCCCGGTTGCTACCAACAGCGCTACACTTATAGGCTATCATACCGCTGGTATTCCGGGGGCAGTTACAGCAACAACAGGCATCATCCTTCCCTCCCTGCTAATCGTCATACTGATTGCCGCCTTCTTTTTCAAGATCAACAAGAATCCTCTGGTACAATCCTCGTTCTACGGACTTCGTCCGATCATTACCGGACTGATTGTCTATGCTGCCCTTCATTTCGGCTTCAGTGGAAATGGTGAAACGATTTTTCAATGGAGTACATTTGCCACCTTATTTACGGCTGCAACTGCTTTTCTGGCGAATATCAAATATAAGCTTCATCCGCTCGTGGTCATCCTGCTCTCTGCATGTGTCGGAATCGTCTTATTTTGACAAATCAGCGAACTAAACAATATGAAGTTGAGTATTTAATGGCTGGAAAGTACTATTAAAGGAAGAGCTATTGTATTTAAGCTCAGCTTCATATCGTCAGAACATGTAGAATAGGCTCAGCTAGGAGTGACTTTATATTAATGTACACAACACTGGAATCATGTTTAATTGACTTGGAGCGGAACGGACATCTGGTTCGGATTCGGGAAGAAGTGGACCCCGAGCTCGAAATGGCCGCTATCCACCTGAGAGTATTTGAAGCAGGGGGACCCGCTCTCTTATTTGAAAATGTAAAAGGCTCGTCATATCGTGCGGTATCGAACCTGTTTGGAACGATTGAACGCAGCAAATTTATGTTTCGGCAGACCTGGGATTCAACTCAAAATGTGATTGCGCTCCGCAACGATCCCATGAAAGCACTTAAAAATCCGTTTCGCCACGTCAGTGCGGCGACTTCGGCAATCAAAGCCCTCCCGCTCAAACGGGGAAGCAGCGTCTCAGGCTTCAAAGAAATTCGAATAACCGATCTTCCGTTAATCAAGCACTGGCCCATGGACGGAGGCGCCTTCGTGACACTTCCTCAAGTGTATACAGAAGATCCTGACAAGCCAGGGATCATGAAAGCCAACCTGGGGATGTACCGCGTACAGCTTACCGGGAATGATTACACAGCCAATGAAGATATCGGTTTGCATTATCAAATTCACCGCGGAATCGGGATTCACCAGCATAAAGCCAATCGCAAAGGTGAGCCCCTTAAGGTGAGCATCTTCATAGGTGGACCACCCGCACACACGCTATCGGCGGTTATGCCGCTGCCAGAAGGGTTAAGTGAACTATTATTTGCAGGTCTGTTATCGGGAAGAAGATTCAGGTACGGATATGATGCGGACGGTTTCTGCATTAGTCACGATGCGGATTTTGTCATAACCGGTGAGATTCATCCCGGCGAAACCAAGCCGGAGGGTCCGTTCGGAGACCATTTTGGCTACTATAGCTTGATTCACCCGTTTCCGATGATGCGGGTTCGAAAGGTGTACGCCAAGCAGAATGCCATCTGGCCGTTCACTGTCGTTGGCCGTCCTCCACAGGAAGACACTGCATTTGGAGATCTCATTCACCAGCTGACCGGAGGGGCAGTTAAGCAGGAGGTACCCGGAGTAAAAGAGGTTCACGCTGTCGATGCAGCAGGCGTTCACCCTCTTCTACTTGCAATTGGCTCGGAACGATATACACCTTATACCAAGGTGAAGCAGCCAGCCGAGCTGCTTACGATTGCGAATCGAATTCTCGGCACTGGACAGCTCAGCCTTGCTAAGTACTTATTCATCGCTGCTGAGGAAGAGCAGCCGCTCAGCACACATCATGTATCCGAATTTTTCTCATACATACTGGAGCGCATCGATCTCAAGCGGGATATTCATTTCCAGACCAATACTACGATCGATACGCTGGACTACTCAGGCAGCGGACTGAATCAAGGGAGCAAGGTGGTCTTCGCTGCATGTGGAGACAAGAAGCGCGAGCTCTGTACGGAAGCTCCAGAACACCTTCAAGGGCTGCGGAATTTCGTTAATCCTAGGCTTGTGCTGCCAGGTGTTGTGGCGCTGGAAGGCCCTGCTTTCAGCAGTTATTCTGATGCAGCACAGCAGCTCGAAGAACTGACAAGCGCGATCCGTGTGCGAGGAGACATGCCGGGCTGCCCGCTCATAATTTTATGTGATGACAGCCATTTTCTAAGTGGATCCATCGATAATTTCTTATGGGCAACTTTTACACGGAGTAACCCATCTCATGATATTTACGGAGTAAATGCGGAATATACATATAAGCATTGGGGCTGCGACAACATCATTATTGATGCTCGAACCAAGCCTCATCATGCCCCACCACTCATTCCGGATCAGGCTGTTGAGCAACGAATCGACCGCTTGTTTGCGAAGAGCGGCAGCTTACATGGTGTTCTGTAACCCAAAATCGTAAACAGTACCCTCCTGATTTTCAAGTCAAGGCGAGCTCCATGTGATTGGACGCTCGCCTTTTTGTTAGGCTTGGAGTCTTTGATATTGTACCGATTGGGGCATAAACCGATGAGGGTGTAGAGCAAAATCAAACAGCCACTGTACGAAATAGCTCTCCAAGCATGAAGTATTGTAAAAAACCATTATATTGATTTATCACCACTTTGGCGGCAATTACCATGCTAACATGGATGAGTACACTTACTTAGAATGGAGATCAATGATATGAACACTCTACGAGAACGAATTCAAGAGCGAATGGAACAAATCCATTTTTCAGGAAGCATTCACGTCAAATCGAATAATATCGATATGCTTAAGCTAAGTCATGGTTATGCAAATCGTTCAGAGCAGATTCCAAACCAAGAGAATACACGCTTCGGTATGGCTTCGGGTTGTAAGTTGTTCACTGCGATTGCAATCTGTCAGCTGGTTGAGCAGAAGAAACTCGCTTTCACTACAACAATTGAAGAATGTCTCAGCGCCTATTCCTTTCCTTATTTGGATCTCAGCGTTACCGTTCATCAATTGCTAACGCATACTTCAGGTATCCCCGACTATTTCGATGAAGATGTAATGGATGACTTTGAGGAACTGTGGGTTCAACGACCTATGTATCATATCCGTCGTCTGGAGGATTTCCTCCCTTTGTTCCAGAATGAGCCTATGAAGCATTCAGCCGGGAGTCCATTTCATTACAACAATGCTGGGTATATTTTGCTTGGGCTCATTGTCGAGCAGATAAGCCAAATGGGTTTTCAGGAGTACGTGGAAGCCCATATTTTTGCCAAGGCAGGAATGACTGATTCAGGTTATTTTGAAATGGATCACTTGCCTGAACGGACAGCGCTTGGCTACATCCAGACGGAAAATGGCTATCGTACTAACATCTATTCGCTGCCGGCAAGAGGAGGGTCTGATGGAGGTGCCTATGTAACAGTGGGTGACATGATGAAGCTGTGGGAAACCGTGTGCAGCGGGCAGCTCATCCGTGCAGAAATGACGGATCTCCTGCTGACACCGCATGCGGAGGTAGATGATCATACAAGCTATGGATACGGAATATGGATGACGAAGCATTCAGCTTCCGAGCAGGTTGAGAAATACGTACTTATGGGCTACGATCCCGGAATTAACTTCCGTGCGTTGTTCTATCCTGATGCGTCGCTGCATGTTGTCGTGTGCTCGAATCAATCAGACGGCGCTTATGAGATTATCCGGGAGATTGAGCAAGCCTTTAGAGCATAGGTCATGAGGTAATACAATTCTAGCTCTACGCCTGCCCCTTCAATAATATGTACAGCAGCTCCCTGATCGACAGCAATGTCTCTTCCCGCTGTGTAACCAGGTTGTCATGAGGCCAGAACGGCGTTGGACTCTGTAAATCCCGGTCAATCAAGAGCAGCATCCACAGGGAGAAGAAGGCAGAGAACAGCTGATACTCTCTCTTGAACACTTCTTCCTCGTAGTCTTTGCCGAGCTGTCTGGAGTATAGAAGATATGTATCCAGCACCTTGCTGCGAATGTGCGCGGCATGAGCTCTTGGAAACAGCGGATGTGATATATCCAGCAGATGGTATAAGTCCCACATCGGGGTGTTACGATGATTATGCTCCCAATCCAGCACAACGATTCTGCCGGAGGATGTCCTTCCATAATTACCGGGATGCAGATCGCCGTGCGAGTAGACCTCTATTGGGGAGAGCTGAAATGTATCCAGCAATTGATAAAACGTATTTACCTCGCTCCAATTGAAGCCTAGGGCCTCGAGCAATGCACTGATGCTGGTCTGCTGGGCCAAGAGATCAGATACGACTTGCTCAAGCCGCGGCTTCTGACCTGCATGAGGCAGCTCCGGATACGAATCTAGCGGAACTGCATGCCATATCGCCATCCATTCGGCAATTTGGATCAGTACCTCTTCCTCTGCTTCGTGACTAATGGTGCCTACATCTTCAAAAAGAAGCCAAGGTCTCTCCTCTCCCTCCTGATCCGATTGAGCAATTAGTCGAGGATAGATGACAGGAAGCTGTGTCAGTACTTTGGCATAGGCCCAGCTTTCACCTGTAAGAACCGTCTCGTCTGGAAGGTATTTTAATATATAACTGACTGTATCATCCCCTGTCAGACGCTCTACTTGTCGTCCTTCCAGCCCGACATGCAGCACTGCACGGTTACGGACAATGAACCCCTGATCAAGCATCCCTTTAGGGAGGGGCCTATCCCCGGATTCTATTGTTTCCTTCAATCTCAAGCATCTCCCTTTTGTTAACAGAACGTTAAATCAGCATGAAGTGAATCCATCTGATTTACAAAATTGATTCAAGTATACTCTAAATGGGCAGCAAAAAGTAACGCCTCATTGCCCAGTCTCCGCTTCCTGCTGCTATCAAGGGCACAGAAGCAGTGAGTACTGCAGCAATAAGGCGTATCCTTCGTTACTCTTGATTAGCGTAATTCAAAATCCCTTAAACCAATTCACGCTGCTCAAGCACCTTCTTCAAATAAACCGCGAGGTCATCCTTCAATTCTTCATTCTGCATGGCATAATGAATGGTCGTTTGAATGAAGCCCAGCTTCTCGCCTACATCGTGACGAGTACCATCGAAGTGATACGCGATCAGATCCTCTTCAAGACCTAATTTAGCGAGCGCATCGGTCAGCTGGATCTCCCCGCCAACCCCGGCTGGAGTTTCACCCAGAATATCGAAAATACGAGGTGTCAAAATATAACGGCCGAGAATGGCCAGATTGGACGGTGCATCCTCACGCTTCGGTTTCTCTACAAAGCGATTCGCCTTGTATACTCGCTCTGACAGCTCTTCACCATCGACGAGACCATATCGCGAGACCTGCTCCCAAGGCACCGGCTGTACGCCGACAATGGAAGATTCATGCTTCTCGTATATGTCCATCATCTGCTTGAGACATGGCACCTTGGACTCTACAATGTCGTCCCCAAGCATTACGGCAAAGGGTTCATTGCCGACAAATTTACGGGCACACCATATCGCATGGCCGAGTCCAAGTGGTTCACCTTGGCGAATGTAGTGAATGTCTGCCATTTCAGACGATTTGCGCACTTCATCCAGCAGTTTCCATTTATGCTGCTCAGCCAGATTATACTCTAGCTCAAACGAATTGTCGAAATGGTCTTCGATTGCGCGTTTGCTCTTTCCTGTCACAATAATAATATCTTCAATACCGGAAGCAACGGCTTCCTCTACAATATATTGAATTGTCGGTTTATCGACAATTGGGAGCATTTCCTTGGGCATTGCTTTTGTTGCCGGCAGGAAGCGAGTTCCCATACCTGCTGCCGGTATAATGGCTTTACGAATTTTCATGTTGTTCTCCTCCTCCTCATTGCTGCTGTTGTGGATGCAACTTAGCTGTGTCACTTAGTTCCTCAAGTCTTTTAAGCAGTGTTCTGAATTCCTTATTGGTCTTCAGCTGATATTTGGCATTCGTGTTCCCAGAACCAATCTTGATAGAGAATGCTTCATCCGGAAGTGCATTAAACATATCTTCATCTGTATAATCATCACCCGCACCAATAATGAAATCAAAGGCCTCTGCCCGTGTCAGCAAATGAACCCCGTGTCCCTTATTGATTCGGCTGTCCTTCACCTCGAGCACTTTATTTCCTTCAAGTACACCAAGGCTCATGGACTGCGTAATGGATATCAATGCTTCTCTAAGCTCATCCCGCTTGAGTGCGATGACATCAGGCTCACACTGCCTATAGTGCCAAGCCAGGGAATATTCCTTCTCCTCAATTAACGAGCCTGGCATCCGATCTGTATACATTTCGAGAATGTGGCGAATTTTATCCTTCCAATCATTATCGACATTAATGGTCTTGATCCATTCCCCTCCAGCTTGCTTAAACCACAATCCATGGGAGGCGATCAAATGGAGATTCAGATCTCCAAGCCATTTTTCGATAACGCCGCGATCTCTGCCAGTAATAATAACGACTGTATTCTTCGGATCCTGTGATAAACCAGCCAGCATCTGCCTTAGCTCTTCATCTGGCTTAGCTTGATCCGGCGTCGGCTTGAAGCCGACAAGCGTTCCATCATAATCCAGAAGGATCAGGCGCCGCTCTGCATCCGTATAGGCGGTTTTTATCACCGAAGAATCAGAGACCTCGACCAAAGGCTTCGTTTGCAGGGCCCCGGTCTCGCTATTCCCCAGAGCTGTAATAAATTCATCTGCCCAGAAGTTAATATTGTATCTGGATAGACGATGATGCATCATTTTATTGCGTTCAATCTTCTCATGATCCGGCATATCTAGTGCGGTCTTCAGACCTTCAGCAATGGCACCATGATCATTCGCATTAACGATAACTGCCTCACCCAGCTCACTCGCCGCTCCGGCTGTTTCACTCATCACCAGCATGCCCTTGAAATCATTGCGGGAAGCAATATACTCCTTCGCTACAAGGTTCATACCGTCTCGAAGCGGAGTCACCAGAAGCACATCGCTATGGCGATAGAAAGCGATCAGATCATCCTGACTGAACGTTCGGAAGAAGAACCATATCGGCATCCAGTTGACTGTACCGAACTGACCGTTTACTTCACTGACGAGCACTTCGATATGTTTTTTTAACGTGTCATAGGTTTCCACTTCCACTCGGGACGGAGCAACGATCAGATTCAGACGAACCTTCTCGTGATATTCCGGATATTTCGTCAAGAACCGCTTAAAGGCTTTGATTCGGTCAGGAATACCCTTAGTATAATCCAGTCGGTCGATTGACAGAATGTTCTGGATGCTGCGTGTGCTTTCTACAAAATCCTGCAGTTCGCTCGACAATTCCACTGTGCCTGATTTGGAGAAATAATCATAATCAATACCCATTGGGAAGGCTTCGACCTGCACCGTATGTGTCTCATAGCTTAGCTTGTTCAAGCTGTGTTCCACGCCAAGTATTCTGCGTACGGTACTGAGGAAGTGCCGAACATAATCATAAGTATGGAAGCCGATCAAGTTGGCCCCGAGCAATCCCTGAAGTATCTCTTCGCGCCAGATCAATAGTCTGAATATCTCGAATGAAGGGAAAGGAATGTGGAGGAAAAATCCGATTTTGGCATTCGGGTATTTCTCTCGAATCATTTGGGGCAGCAGCATCAGCTGATAATCATGCACCCATATCGTGTCATCAGGCTCAATGACTTCATCCAGTGCATCAAAGAACTTCTGATTAACTCGCTTATAGGCCTCCCAAGTATCTATGCTGTATTCCGTATTGCTCGTGAAGTAATGAAATAAAGGCCAGATCGTTTCGTTACAGAAGCCATGATAATATTGATCAATCTCCTGCTCTGATAGAAAAATAGGAAGACAGTTGTATTGCTCTGACAGTTCGGTGTTAATGGAGGCTTGCTCCGCGTCAGACAGCTCATTGCTGGAGATACCCGGCCATCCGGCCCAGACACTGTTTCCTTGTTCATGGTAGCTCTTTAGTCCCGTTGCCAGACCACCAATACTCTTACTGTAGGTGAGTTCCGACTCGTTCTTCTTGACAGTAACAGGCAAACGATTTGATACAAAAATAAGTTTACTCAAGTGTTGATCCCCTTTCCAGTAAAGGTTTCTCTGTTCTCTAGATTATTCTGTTCTCTAGATTATATAATTCTGTTTTGCTTGAAATTGCGCTCTTCCAAGCAAGTTACCTGTAACTTTCATACCCGCTTTCAACCGAAATGACGCAAACGCATAGGATAAACCCGATAATGGCGGTCTTTTTCCGAACAATAGACAAGTAGTTTACGAGGACAATAAGCACAGCAAAAAAACCTGGAAATCAGGTTTCCAGGCCTTTCTCTTCTTCAATATATAAATCTGATATGAATCTAATGCTCCGCTTCCAATCCCGGTACTCTGCTAAAGCAATCAATCAACGTTTCAAGCGCCTCGAGCTCATCCTTCCCTCTCGTGGACAATCGAATCCTCGTCCCCGCGTGAATGGGCTGCAGGATCATACCTAGCAGACTCTTCACATCTATTACATGCTCATTGTCGTTAGGATCAGTGTACGTGATGATAATTTGAGAGACAAAGCTTGAAGCCAGATTCGAAATTTGAATGAGTTCCTGCTGAGCATATTCCGATTGCACAATGAATTCATGTACCCTCACATCCATCACCCTTCGTCTGTCTTTTGATAATAGCTTTATGCAGATATAGATCCGTTGGTGATACAGGCTATCAGCCATATCTGATTGTACAGTTATTTTAAAGGAAATGAGCCCATTGGTAAACGGTTACAAAGAATCAAAGTACGTGCTCATATTCTGAGCATCGTGATGTTCATATGTTGGGTGGCAGCTTCTTCAATCCTTGCTTAAATGCAGATAGAAATTAAGATCAGACTCAAGATGAATCTTCATCAGCCGCTCGGCCTCTTCTCCATTATGTGTCTTAATGGCGTCCAGAATTTGCTGATGCTCCTCGATCAAAAAAGGACGCTTGTAGTGGACGACTGCTTTGCGGAATAAGTAAATAATGGACTGCATGCGTTCAATAATGTTAACCAGCTCAGGGTTGCGGCTTGCCTTGACAATGATATCATGGAACTGCTTGTTCGCTTCCATCGTCTCCTCCACATTGCCGTGCTGTGCCATATCGATACAATGCTGAAGTTGATTCTGGGAAGCCTCGTCCATATATATCGCAGCACATCGAGCTGAATATCCCTCAAGCAGGATCCGCACTTCAAATATATGCCTCAGGTCCTCATCTGTCGGACTAACGACTCGCTTGCGTTTAATCAGACCCTCTTGCTCCAGCTTCCGAATGGATTCTCTGACCGGCGTACGGCTGACTCCCATCTCTTCTGCCAGTCTCTCCTCCACGAGCTTTGTACCAGCAGGCAGATCCCCGTTTAAGATTTTGTCTCTAATTTGCTCAT
This sequence is a window from Paenibacillus urinalis. Protein-coding genes within it:
- a CDS encoding GntR family transcriptional regulator is translated as MAKQGLQAAYLHCYEQIRDKILNGDLPAGTKLVEERLAEEMGVSRTPVRESIRKLEQEGLIKRKRVVSPTDEDLRHIFEVRILLEGYSARCAAIYMDEASQNQLQHCIDMAQHGNVEETMEANKQFHDIIVKASRNPELVNIIERMQSIIYLFRKAVVHYKRPFLIEEHQQILDAIKTHNGEEAERLMKIHLESDLNFYLHLSKD